A genomic region of Sander vitreus isolate 19-12246 chromosome 11, sanVit1, whole genome shotgun sequence contains the following coding sequences:
- the LOC144525948 gene encoding interferon alpha/beta receptor 1b-like isoform X1 — protein MPFSVLFILVVVQVAAELAPPKNLTLITLNTNYTLSWDWDQSFAEGHAVNFTTQYVAKFELKSKRKSPVWETACEKTSHRSCDLTKFNLYYLGIYVLRVQASVNGRVSDWVTKDFCPDKDAAVGPPSRVDLSPAGSGLDIIISDPLTSTNSSMKDHIEDLYYHILYWERSVDTQAVETQMLASKATVVTLSDLKAWTWYCVRVQSRYDFFNKKSSFTSPHCMQTEGAIPWWQIFGYFLLLVICFLLLLVIICSSFWFFKTVKATFYPSNQLPPHFQYLCDSSGSDIPRLLTTDSDSELLCDKMTVCPKPPVLENHIPPPEALPVPPSDSSGRHSCQGSGDSGVYSTGCSSGDEDSGQGFLDLEQVKMKDMAPGLKTRLLITEKKIKDEKCGKRTFRKQDNE, from the exons ATGCCTTTCAGTGTCCTGTTCATTCTAGTCGTCGTCCAAG TCGCAGCAGAGCTGGCCCCACCGAAGAACCTGACCCTGATCACCCTGAACACCAACTACACCCTGAGCTGGGATTGGGACCAGAGTTTTGCAGAGGGACACGCTGTCAACTTCACCACACAATATGTGGC GAAGTTCGAGCTAAAGTCTAAGAGAAAGAGTCCAGTGTGGGAAACGGCATGTGAGAAGACGTCACATAGGTCATGTGACCTTACAAAGTTCAACCTGTACTACCTGGGCATTTACGTGCTTCGTGTACAAGCCAGTGTGAACGGGCGTGTCTCCGACTGGGTGACGAAGGATTTCTGCCCTGATAAAGATG CTGCTGTGGGTCCTCCATCCAGAGTGGATCTTTCTCCTGCTGGAAGTGGCCTGGACATTATCATCTCTGACCCTCTGACCAGCACCAACAGCTCCATGAAGGACCATATCGAAGACCTGTACTACCACATCCTCTACTGGGAACGCTCTGTAGACACACAG GCCGTAGAAACCCAGATGTTGGCTAGCAAGGCCACCGTGGTGACTCTGTCGGACCTGAAGGCCTGGACCTGGTACTGTGTGAGGGTCCAGTCACGCTACGACTTCTTCAACAAGAAGAGCAGCTTCACCTCACCCCACTGCATGCAGACCGAAG GTGCCATTCCGTGGTGGCAGATCTTTGGCTACTTCCTGCTCTTGGTGATCTGCTTCTTGTTGTTGCTAGTCATAATCTGCAGCTCCTTTTGGTTCTTCAAGACTGTTAAGGCGACGTTTTACCCCTCCAACCAGCTGCCGCCACACTTCCAG TATCTTTGTGACTCATCTGGTTCTGACATTCCTCGCCTCCTCACCACGGATTCCGACTCGGAGCTGTTGTGTGATAAGATGACCGTCTGTCCAAAACCACCGGTCCTGGAAAACCACATCCCTCCCCCTGAGGCCCTGCCGGTGCCCCCGTCAGACAGCAG TGGCAGACACAGTTGCCAGGGCAGCGGAGACTCAGGAGTGTACTCCACAGGGTGCAGCTCGGGCGACGAAGACTCTGGGCAGGGTTTCCTTGACTTGGAGCAGGTGAAGATGAAGGACATGGCTCCAGGGCTCAAGACTCGACTTCTGATCAccgaaaaaaaaataaaagatgaaaaGTGTGGCAAAAGGACTTTTAGAAAACAAGATAATGAGTGA
- the LOC144525946 gene encoding dnaJ homolog subfamily C member 3-like isoform X2: MPSLISMLLWLKSNPSAEEMREAQSLLTKSDEIERLVAQARISFWRRDYETAAAQLNTVIETCVWDATSREIRAECFIQMGEMGKAIGDLKAASKLKSDNTQAFYQLATIYYNLGDHEMSLIEVRECLKLDPDHKHCYSHYEQAKKLNNQIQSAEELIREQRYTDAVRKYEAVMKTEPNVCHFSLLAKERMCHALVQGQQAGRAISVCGEVLQADPENVSVLKDRAEAYVQEEEYEEAIKDYETAAKHSENDPRIKKGLKRAQRLLKESQKRDYYEILGVKRTAQKNDIMKAYRRLAQQWHPDMFQDPYKKKKAEKKFIEIALAKEVLTDPGKRFCGLESQWKVVMVASHPVNARAQRGCWEQLTTCCFEQPETFIILQGISFVQTSSNDFNLSKPFIYSTGIEPTATS, from the exons ATGCCCTCTCTCATTTCCATGCTGCTGTGG CTGAAGTCCAACCCTAGCGCCGAAGAGATGAGGGAAGCCCAGAGTCTGCTGACAAAATCAGATGAGATTGAGCGGCTGGTGGCTCAGGCACGCATCAGCTTCTGGAGAAGGGATTATGAGACAGCTGCTGCCCAGCTCAACACTGTCATTGAG ACTTGCGTTTGGGATGCAACCTCTCGTGAGATTCGAGCAGAGTGTTTTATTCAAATGGGAGAGATGGGGAAGGCCATTGGTGACCTCAAAGCTGCATCCAAGTTAAAGAGTGACAATACCCAGGCTTTCTACCAACTCGCCACCATCTATTATAATCTTGGAGACCATGAGATGTCCCTCAT TGAGGTGCGCGAGTGCCTGAAGCTTGATCCTGATCACAAACACTGTTACAGCCATTACGAGCAGGCCAAGAAGCTCAACAATCAGATCCAGTCTGCAGAGGAACTCATCCGagagcagag GTATACAGACGCAGTGAGAAAATACGAGGCAGTGATGAAGACCGAGCCCAACGTGTGCCATTTCTCTCTCCTCGCCAAGGAGCGCATGTGCCATGCGTTGGTACAG GGCCAGCAGGCCGGCAGAGCTATCTCAGTGTGTGGCGAAGTCCTCCAGGCAGACCCGGAGAACGTTAGCGTGCTGAAGGACAGAGCTGAGGCATATGTCCAAGAGGAAGAGTATGAGGAAG CTATTAAGGACTATGAGACTGCTGCAAAACACAGCGAGAATGACCCTCGGATTAAAAAAGGTCTGAAAAGAGCTCAGCGACTTCTCAAAGAGTCTCAGAAGAGGGATTATTATGAGATCCTGGGAGTGAAAAG AACTGCCCAGAAAAATGACATTATGAAAGCCTACAGGAGACTGGCACAACAGTGGCATCCTGACATGTTCCAGGATCCATATAAAAAGAAGAAGGCTGAGAAGAAGTTCATTGAGATCGCTCTGGCCAAAGAGGTTCTCACTGACCCAGGTAAAAGGTTTTGTGGTCTGGAGAGTCAGTGGAAAGTTGTTATGGTTGCCAGTCATCCAGTAAATGCCAGGGCTCAGAGGGGCTGCTGGGAACAGCTCACTACGTGCTGTTTTGAGCAGCCTGAGACCTTTATTATTTTACAGGGCATCAGTTTTGTGCAAACAAGCTCCAACGATTTCAATCTCAGCAAACCTTTTATATACTCTACCGGCATTGAACCAACTGCAACGTCATAG
- the LOC144525948 gene encoding interferon alpha/beta receptor 1a-like isoform X3 translates to MAETNESDYINYNNYILWICPKHTPQPISPSLATCFLYPFYGMRSYYWLEGQGSSTNPFIIYLSISMRFHFGIVPLLPKIPLDVFIFGPILLFYVVILNCGGFVRTMVNCSSDLCKAVETQMLASKATVVTLSDLKAWTWYCVRVQSRYDFFNKKSSFTSPHCMQTEGAIPWWQIFGYFLLLVICFLLLLVIICSSFWFFKTVKATFYPSNQLPPHFQYLCDSSGSDIPRLLTTDSDSELLCDKMTVCPKPPVLENHIPPPEALPVPPSDSSGRHSCQGSGDSGVYSTGCSSGDEDSGQGFLDLEQVKMKDMAPGLKTRLLITEKKIKDEKCGKRTFRKQDNE, encoded by the exons ATGGCAGAAACCAATGAATCAGACTACATTAACTACAACAACTACATTCTTTGGATATGTCCCAAACACACACCTCAACCCATATCACCCTCGCTAGCTACCTGTTTTCTGTATCCATTTTATGGGATGAGAAGTTATTATTGGCTAGAAGGCCAGGGATCAAGCACTAAtccattcattatttatttgtctaTATCCATGAGGTTCCACTTCGGGATTGTTCCGTTGCTGCCGAAAATTCCACTGGATGTCTTCATTTTCGGCCCGATTCTGCTTTTttatgttgtaattttaaactgtggtggatttgtgaggactatggttaactgctcctcggatctctgcaag GCCGTAGAAACCCAGATGTTGGCTAGCAAGGCCACCGTGGTGACTCTGTCGGACCTGAAGGCCTGGACCTGGTACTGTGTGAGGGTCCAGTCACGCTACGACTTCTTCAACAAGAAGAGCAGCTTCACCTCACCCCACTGCATGCAGACCGAAG GTGCCATTCCGTGGTGGCAGATCTTTGGCTACTTCCTGCTCTTGGTGATCTGCTTCTTGTTGTTGCTAGTCATAATCTGCAGCTCCTTTTGGTTCTTCAAGACTGTTAAGGCGACGTTTTACCCCTCCAACCAGCTGCCGCCACACTTCCAG TATCTTTGTGACTCATCTGGTTCTGACATTCCTCGCCTCCTCACCACGGATTCCGACTCGGAGCTGTTGTGTGATAAGATGACCGTCTGTCCAAAACCACCGGTCCTGGAAAACCACATCCCTCCCCCTGAGGCCCTGCCGGTGCCCCCGTCAGACAGCAG TGGCAGACACAGTTGCCAGGGCAGCGGAGACTCAGGAGTGTACTCCACAGGGTGCAGCTCGGGCGACGAAGACTCTGGGCAGGGTTTCCTTGACTTGGAGCAGGTGAAGATGAAGGACATGGCTCCAGGGCTCAAGACTCGACTTCTGATCAccgaaaaaaaaataaaagatgaaaaGTGTGGCAAAAGGACTTTTAGAAAACAAGATAATGAGTGA
- the LOC144525948 gene encoding interferon alpha/beta receptor 1a-like isoform X2, whose product MPFSVLFILVVVQVAAELAPPKNLTLITLNTNYTLSWDWDQSFAEGHAVNFTTQYVAKFELKSKRKSPVWETACEKTSHRSCDLTKFNLYYLGIYVLRVQASVNGRVSDWVTKDFCPDKDAAVGPPSRVDLSPAGSGLDIIISDPLTSTNSSMKDHIEDLYYHILYWERSVDTQAVETQMLASKATVVTLSDLKAWTWYCVRVQSRYDFFNKKSSFTSPHCMQTEGAIPWWQIFGYFLLLVICFLLLLVIICSSFWFFKTVKATFYPSNQLPPHFQYLCDSSGSDIPRLLTTDSDSELLCDKMTVCPKPPVLENHIPPPEALPVPPSDSRMLCGLARPSSAELRD is encoded by the exons ATGCCTTTCAGTGTCCTGTTCATTCTAGTCGTCGTCCAAG TCGCAGCAGAGCTGGCCCCACCGAAGAACCTGACCCTGATCACCCTGAACACCAACTACACCCTGAGCTGGGATTGGGACCAGAGTTTTGCAGAGGGACACGCTGTCAACTTCACCACACAATATGTGGC GAAGTTCGAGCTAAAGTCTAAGAGAAAGAGTCCAGTGTGGGAAACGGCATGTGAGAAGACGTCACATAGGTCATGTGACCTTACAAAGTTCAACCTGTACTACCTGGGCATTTACGTGCTTCGTGTACAAGCCAGTGTGAACGGGCGTGTCTCCGACTGGGTGACGAAGGATTTCTGCCCTGATAAAGATG CTGCTGTGGGTCCTCCATCCAGAGTGGATCTTTCTCCTGCTGGAAGTGGCCTGGACATTATCATCTCTGACCCTCTGACCAGCACCAACAGCTCCATGAAGGACCATATCGAAGACCTGTACTACCACATCCTCTACTGGGAACGCTCTGTAGACACACAG GCCGTAGAAACCCAGATGTTGGCTAGCAAGGCCACCGTGGTGACTCTGTCGGACCTGAAGGCCTGGACCTGGTACTGTGTGAGGGTCCAGTCACGCTACGACTTCTTCAACAAGAAGAGCAGCTTCACCTCACCCCACTGCATGCAGACCGAAG GTGCCATTCCGTGGTGGCAGATCTTTGGCTACTTCCTGCTCTTGGTGATCTGCTTCTTGTTGTTGCTAGTCATAATCTGCAGCTCCTTTTGGTTCTTCAAGACTGTTAAGGCGACGTTTTACCCCTCCAACCAGCTGCCGCCACACTTCCAG TATCTTTGTGACTCATCTGGTTCTGACATTCCTCGCCTCCTCACCACGGATTCCGACTCGGAGCTGTTGTGTGATAAGATGACCGTCTGTCCAAAACCACCGGTCCTGGAAAACCACATCCCTCCCCCTGAGGCCCTGCCGGTGCCCCCGTCAGACAGCAG aatgctgtgtggactagccagaccctcctctgcagagcTGCGAGACTAG
- the LOC144525946 gene encoding dnaJ homolog subfamily C member 3-like isoform X1, with the protein MEAIWSVLKMIKVRYPTLLTYIPYVLVLMDMRYEGVKCHRYGSVDSHMLMGKKLLDAGQLADALSHFHAAVDGGPKNCMAYYRRAIVFLAMRKSKSALQDLSRAIELKPDFTSLKSNPSAEEMREAQSLLTKSDEIERLVAQARISFWRRDYETAAAQLNTVIETCVWDATSREIRAECFIQMGEMGKAIGDLKAASKLKSDNTQAFYQLATIYYNLGDHEMSLIEVRECLKLDPDHKHCYSHYEQAKKLNNQIQSAEELIREQRYTDAVRKYEAVMKTEPNVCHFSLLAKERMCHALVQGQQAGRAISVCGEVLQADPENVSVLKDRAEAYVQEEEYEEAIKDYETAAKHSENDPRIKKGLKRAQRLLKESQKRDYYEILGVKRTAQKNDIMKAYRRLAQQWHPDMFQDPYKKKKAEKKFIEIALAKEVLTDPGKRFCGLESQWKVVMVASHPVNARAQRGCWEQLTTCCFEQPETFIILQGISFVQTSSNDFNLSKPFIYSTGIEPTATS; encoded by the exons atggaggcaatttggtcggtgctTAAAATGATCAAAGTTCGGTATCCAACTCTACTGACTTACATCCCATATGTTCTTGTTTTGATGGACATGAGATATGAAG GAGTGAAATGTCACAGGTATGGGAGTGTAGACAGTCATATGCTGATGGGGAAGAAACTGCTCGATGCTGGTCAGCTAGCCGATGCCCTCTCTCATTTCCATGCTGCTGTGG ATGGGGGTCCCAAAAACTGCATGGCCTACTACAGGAGAGCTATAGTCTTTCTAGCAATGAGGAAGTCAAAGTCTGCACTGCAAGATTTGAGCAGAGCTATTGAACTCAAACCGGACTTCACATCT CTGAAGTCCAACCCTAGCGCCGAAGAGATGAGGGAAGCCCAGAGTCTGCTGACAAAATCAGATGAGATTGAGCGGCTGGTGGCTCAGGCACGCATCAGCTTCTGGAGAAGGGATTATGAGACAGCTGCTGCCCAGCTCAACACTGTCATTGAG ACTTGCGTTTGGGATGCAACCTCTCGTGAGATTCGAGCAGAGTGTTTTATTCAAATGGGAGAGATGGGGAAGGCCATTGGTGACCTCAAAGCTGCATCCAAGTTAAAGAGTGACAATACCCAGGCTTTCTACCAACTCGCCACCATCTATTATAATCTTGGAGACCATGAGATGTCCCTCAT TGAGGTGCGCGAGTGCCTGAAGCTTGATCCTGATCACAAACACTGTTACAGCCATTACGAGCAGGCCAAGAAGCTCAACAATCAGATCCAGTCTGCAGAGGAACTCATCCGagagcagag GTATACAGACGCAGTGAGAAAATACGAGGCAGTGATGAAGACCGAGCCCAACGTGTGCCATTTCTCTCTCCTCGCCAAGGAGCGCATGTGCCATGCGTTGGTACAG GGCCAGCAGGCCGGCAGAGCTATCTCAGTGTGTGGCGAAGTCCTCCAGGCAGACCCGGAGAACGTTAGCGTGCTGAAGGACAGAGCTGAGGCATATGTCCAAGAGGAAGAGTATGAGGAAG CTATTAAGGACTATGAGACTGCTGCAAAACACAGCGAGAATGACCCTCGGATTAAAAAAGGTCTGAAAAGAGCTCAGCGACTTCTCAAAGAGTCTCAGAAGAGGGATTATTATGAGATCCTGGGAGTGAAAAG AACTGCCCAGAAAAATGACATTATGAAAGCCTACAGGAGACTGGCACAACAGTGGCATCCTGACATGTTCCAGGATCCATATAAAAAGAAGAAGGCTGAGAAGAAGTTCATTGAGATCGCTCTGGCCAAAGAGGTTCTCACTGACCCAGGTAAAAGGTTTTGTGGTCTGGAGAGTCAGTGGAAAGTTGTTATGGTTGCCAGTCATCCAGTAAATGCCAGGGCTCAGAGGGGCTGCTGGGAACAGCTCACTACGTGCTGTTTTGAGCAGCCTGAGACCTTTATTATTTTACAGGGCATCAGTTTTGTGCAAACAAGCTCCAACGATTTCAATCTCAGCAAACCTTTTATATACTCTACCGGCATTGAACCAACTGCAACGTCATAG
- the LOC144525946 gene encoding dnaJ homolog subfamily C member 3-like isoform X3, giving the protein MEAIWSVLKMIKVRYPTLLTYIPYVLVLMDMRYEGVKCHRYGSVDSHMLMGKKLLDAGQLADALSHFHAAVDGGPKNCMAYYRRAIVFLAMRKSKSALQDLSRAIELKPDFTSLKSNPSAEEMREAQSLLTKSDEIERLVAQARISFWRRDYETAAAQLNTVIETCVWDATSREIRAECFIQMGEMGKAIGDLKAASKLKSDNTQAFYQLATIYYNLGDHEMSLIEVRECLKLDPDHKHCYSHYEQAKKLNNQIQSAEELIREQRYTDAVRKYEAVMKTEPNVCHFSLLAKERMCHALVQGQQAGRAISVCGEVLQADPENVSVLKDRAEAYVQEEEYEEASDGAMVPLLNSLGKEGGR; this is encoded by the exons atggaggcaatttggtcggtgctTAAAATGATCAAAGTTCGGTATCCAACTCTACTGACTTACATCCCATATGTTCTTGTTTTGATGGACATGAGATATGAAG GAGTGAAATGTCACAGGTATGGGAGTGTAGACAGTCATATGCTGATGGGGAAGAAACTGCTCGATGCTGGTCAGCTAGCCGATGCCCTCTCTCATTTCCATGCTGCTGTGG ATGGGGGTCCCAAAAACTGCATGGCCTACTACAGGAGAGCTATAGTCTTTCTAGCAATGAGGAAGTCAAAGTCTGCACTGCAAGATTTGAGCAGAGCTATTGAACTCAAACCGGACTTCACATCT CTGAAGTCCAACCCTAGCGCCGAAGAGATGAGGGAAGCCCAGAGTCTGCTGACAAAATCAGATGAGATTGAGCGGCTGGTGGCTCAGGCACGCATCAGCTTCTGGAGAAGGGATTATGAGACAGCTGCTGCCCAGCTCAACACTGTCATTGAG ACTTGCGTTTGGGATGCAACCTCTCGTGAGATTCGAGCAGAGTGTTTTATTCAAATGGGAGAGATGGGGAAGGCCATTGGTGACCTCAAAGCTGCATCCAAGTTAAAGAGTGACAATACCCAGGCTTTCTACCAACTCGCCACCATCTATTATAATCTTGGAGACCATGAGATGTCCCTCAT TGAGGTGCGCGAGTGCCTGAAGCTTGATCCTGATCACAAACACTGTTACAGCCATTACGAGCAGGCCAAGAAGCTCAACAATCAGATCCAGTCTGCAGAGGAACTCATCCGagagcagag GTATACAGACGCAGTGAGAAAATACGAGGCAGTGATGAAGACCGAGCCCAACGTGTGCCATTTCTCTCTCCTCGCCAAGGAGCGCATGTGCCATGCGTTGGTACAG GGCCAGCAGGCCGGCAGAGCTATCTCAGTGTGTGGCGAAGTCCTCCAGGCAGACCCGGAGAACGTTAGCGTGCTGAAGGACAGAGCTGAGGCATATGTCCAAGAGGAAGAGTATGAGGAAG cgtcggacggagccatggtgcctctgctaaatagcctcgggaaggaaggcggaaggtaa